In Aspergillus nidulans FGSC A4 chromosome II, the genomic stretch GATAGGCCCATGGGTATACTTTGCCATCGCCACGGTCTTATTGTCTTTTCCCTACACCCACCCCATCCAAGTTGCCTGGACAAGCAGGAATGCGGGCTCTGTGCAGAACAGAACAGTCTCAGCTTCTCTGTACAACATGTGGGTGCAAGTCAGTGGAATGATTGGCGCAAATATCTATCAATCAAGCGACTCGCCTCGATACTTCAAGGCGAACAAGGGACTGCTTGTCATTTGCATCTGGATGTGTTTGGTCCAGTACCCAGGCACCTACCTGTACTATCGATGGCGCAATATCCAGAAAGCTAAGAAATGGGATTCCATGAGCCCCGAAGAGCAGCATCATTACCGACAGGCTACGACCGACGAGGGCAACAAGCGGTAGGTTGCTATTGACTGTCCTGGAAATAGTTAACTAACTTTTTTACAGCCTCGATTTCCGCTTTGCTACTTGATGTACCCCTTTCGTGGAGTCAGGCACTTGGCTTTTGGATTATGAAAATGGAAACGTGGGGCATGGACAGTACCTATATTCTCTGATTCGAGAATTATAGAATTATCGACTAATATTTCGTGGTTACACGAATCTTTCGATTGAATCGAAGTCTCAAAAGCCTCCATGGTATCCTCTATCACACAGGGTATGATTATAACCCTGAATAAGACTAGAATCTAGCTTCAGATCTGTAGTTAGATCGTGATCTCAAAATGCTGAATGGCTGGTCCATAGATATAGGCATTCGGTGAGCTCAGGATTTTTCTATTGCCCGAAGGAATTTCTAGATAAAAAGGAAACGACTTTGACTAGTTTAGAAAAGCATCAGATAGCCAATAGTAAGGGTCTAGAAGCCTCAGCAATCACGAAATACTCCTCCCTTGCTGGAGTCATTGAGACTTTCCCTTGTCTAGTGCGTCAGGCTGACCCAAGGAGACCCTCACTAAGGATACGTATCGCAGTACCAGAATGCCATGTGACTATTATTGACCTCGAAACATAAAATTCTTAGAACAAATTCCAAAAATAGTCCTCAGGAAAGGGAGTTTTTGGCATCGCGGGCATTTCCCCGCGATAAGAAGTGCTGCCTGAGGAACGCAGGTGCCCGTCCGAACATCTACCCTAAAACCTCATATCGAGCGAAGACACCAGCACACCTGAAGGCTAGAAGTTGAAATGATTCATCATACCATTCGGAGTGAGTTCCCAGTAGATCGAAGATTTTATTTGCCGTCAACTGCATACAACAAGCTGCAACTTGCATTTATTGCAACCTAGAGGCGTTCAAAAATCATAGAACTACTCGAAACAGCATTTGAAGTCCGCATAGTATTATTACCTAGGCCCATATTTGAAATCCCCTGTAAACACCTGAGAGAAAACCAACTCTACGTCTGAAAAAGAAGGCACGAGCAGGCAGGAAGCTTGGAATGAACGACTTGGTCAACCTGCGGCCGGCAAACATCTGCTTGATCCCATGCAAATAACAGTGAGTGCCACTGTCACGCTTACAGAGTCGCGTGCTTTTGCTAATGTAGAATTGGATGGGAAGCAGATACATGTTGATTTAGCTGCGGGTGATTTCTTTTGTGTGAATATGGAATACGGATGGAAACCATGCCAAACAGcctgcatctgctccatATATGTACTAGGAAGTTGAATATCTTCCATAAGGTGCAAGGACAAGATCTGACTAGTGCAGAATGGTTTGCCGGTCCCAGTCCTATATAAGCCTTAAAACATTTTTCTAAAGGTACAAGCGGAAAGCCAAGTGATCCCAGCCCTTAGATGTTAAAATACCTCCGTAGCTTGAATACATGACGACAAGGGCAGGTTACAAGCAACTTTGAAATGCATATATAAACCAGTAACGCGTGATTTTGCGCAAGATTTAGTCACATCGCATAACTCAGCCTTACGTTTCCGCTAACATAATTATAGTCACCTTCCCCATCTTATCCACAAACCTAAGGTGGTTTACTAAAGCCTAACGGGATCGCCAGGTGGTTCTCCTAGTTTTTTTTTGGAGACTATAAATGCTGCCTGAGGCTCGGTTTGCTGTCGTTGCTAGCACGGGCACTTTCGACTTCACACCTGCTTTCGAGGAGGCCGTCTTCTGTATCCTCCCTTCAGCGCTCTTCCTGGTCGTGGCTCTACAGCGTCTCTTCTAGCTGACAAGACAGCTTAGCAAGGTCGCCAAAAGCCAGAGGGCAATCGTTAAAGTGGCACGTGATACCCTTAGCCCTATGACCCGTTACGGGGTTTTGTTCTGGGTCTAAGGTTTCGACGAAGAAAATAACACCTTCTGACTGGATCTGTGACTGCAGGGATTGATTGGCGTGTACACTACTCTATGACTCGCATTGTTGCTGTACCGGACTCTAAATGCAGAAAAGCGGCCTTTCCCTTAGCTGCGGACGTCGGCCGGCGtgctcgccttcttcgaTGGCTTTTTGCTCCTGTTCTTGTCCCACGCCGAGCACGCTCAGTGCGGCCACCTACCATAATCAACATTTATCTTTTGTTTACTTTGATCTTTGACTGCGTTGTTGCACGGACACTATGGCTTGCCAACCATGATTACACTATCTTAGTTGTGAACAATAAGTTGTATCGGATGCTCACGCCAACAGCAAAATGCCAAATCGAAGTCACAAAGCTAGATCTCTCAAGTTACGACTCAATCCTCGCGTTCGTCGAATATGCTAAGATCTCGACCGGCTCGACTTCGTCATCAACAACGCCGGCTTCCTCAAACGAACCTTTGAACTCGACCCTCAGACTGGCCATGAGGAGACCATCCAGGACAACCATCTCGGcaacttcctcctgctcatcctcctcgctccaATTCTGCAGTCTGAGAATTCCTCCGTCCACCCAGGCCgcctctgcttcgtcaaCTCCGACACTCCCTCATGGGCGAAGTTCAACGAAAGGGACTCGACCCCTCTCCTGCCCGCCTCAACAAGCGCGAgaacttcatcttcaacgatCGCTATGCGACTTCCAAGCTTCTTGGCTAACTCTTCTTGAAAGAACTGGCGAGTCATGTTCTCGCTTCTGCCGTAGTCATCAACTGCTGCAATCCTGGCCTGTGCAGGTCTGGTCTTGACCGGGAATTCAAGGGCTGCTTTCTTGGGTACCTTGCTAGTATCATGCAATATTTCCTTGCAAGAACGCCATATGTCGGCGCGAGATCTCTAACTGATTCCGTGGTTAATCATTGGGAATTGTCGCATGGGCAGTATATAGAAGATGGCGGGATTGTTCCGTACGTACCCTGTTACTCACACGGAGGCTTTACGTAGAGCGCAGTGCTGACTTGATACTAGAATGGCTCCCTTCGTATAAAGTCCCGAAGGGGAAACAATCACCAAACTACTATGGCAGGAGACAATGGACGAGCTTTCCTTTGCGGAGGTGGCggatatcatcaacagctACGGCGAAAGCAGTGACCATGACTGGATCTTCATATGACACTATTATATCATATATCATGTCTCATGGTATTGCAATTTGCCCTGATGGACAGCTTCAGGTTATTATCTATGCTCCCTGTGTCGATTATGTAATAGGTCATCAGCTAATCATTCCTCACCTAATGTGCAATCAGTCATGTAATGGTATCAACAGCACTCATTCAAGTTAATTATTTTAGACAAGATCAACGAGACCTGTGGACTCCAATGATAGCTTATCGGATTAGTCCTTCAATGACACCAGCTGATATCATGGCCTGGTACTGGCCCTAGTCTCGCTCAAAGCACGATTGATGACGGTACCTTGTATATACGGCTGTCACAAGACATGTATAACTTTTTCAGCACTGTGCTTAGTAGTGAAATGTTCCCGTAACGCCAGATGTAGATCCTGTTACGGTGTAGACAGTGAGACCTAAGACATGCTAGTACGTATGTGCGAGCCTTGGACATGCAAAGCCAAACGTGCACGGTACCTGACCTATAAGGACAGAGTACAGCTAGCACGTGAAGGGTTCAACTAAATAGCCCGAGTTTCTTGCTCAGCCAGAGCAAAAATGTCCTCTCCAGACGGCTCAACAACCTCCCTTTTTGACAACTTCGAAGCCAGGAAGAACCAGTTCAAAGCATTGCCGACCGTCGTCGCCCTGTCCCCAAGCACCTGTTTACTGAGCCTTTTGGTCTGTCTTTCGCTTTTGATATACGAGTCTGTTCCGAGATCTAATAGGTATTGCGATATGCCCTgaacttcatcatcgtccaggaATAGGGTCCGATCCCAGTTTCGCAGAAATGGGTAGTCTCTGAACTCCCTGCTGACGATTAAATATTTACCCATGTGAACAGCACCCAGAAGCATCTCCGGGATTCCCTCGTAATCGCAGAGTTGCACTACTGCTACCGCCTCGGACACAAGTGAGTTCCATAATTGATCTGGCGGCCGGAGCTGAACTAGAGAGATGTGGTGGGCGAGGTCTGGCATCTGGGATTTTATATGGCTTAGGAGGCTCGCGTGAACCGGAGCAGTTTCTGGATTGGCTGCAGAGACGCAGTGGCAAAGGAGTAGCTGGGGAATCAAAGTATCTGAAGTGTTGCCTGCGGCCTGGCGTTGGTGGAAGAAGGCTTGGTAACCGTCTAAAAGACGGATGGTGCCTTCGTTTGGGATGAGCTGTGTTAGATGGAGGAAGTAGCGCCCTGGAGCTAGTCAACGGCTTTTCTAGGCAGTTTACGGTGCCTGAGAGGCGCAACGGGGGGCAGCCCTACTGCGAGGATAGTCGAGCACAGGCTTTCCTGCGCTCCGGCAGATTGCATTCAGTTCACGGCCGTAAAAGGAAATATCCCAGTCATGCAAGGGTTTATGCAACCCATCAAGCCTACAGAACAAATCAGTCTTCCAAGAACCCAAAATAGCTCCTTAACTAAGAATGCCTACTGATCAATCGCAACAGGCATGTATCCCACCCGCTTGAAGGGCATGAGGCGAGGCGCGCAGGCCTTAGGTTCCTGGGAAACGAGCAGGTCGACATCTCTCAGCCTCTCACGGAGGAAGTCAAATGTCTGATTTTCCGGCTGCCGGCGGTCGCTGCCTATGCCGTGGTGAATATGTAGCCGATTCTCAAAGATTACTGGACGCCGGGGGTCAGACTGCTTCGCGATAAGTGCCAGTGAGGACAGAATTGCATCACAGATCACCACGACATCTGCACCTCCATCCAAAGCAGGGAGTAGCGGGCCGTCCTTGCTGAGCCAGTACCGTTGGGCGGTCTTGTAAACCCATTCTAGGATGCGGAGTTCTTCGTCCGCGGTAAGGGGCTGGGTTGGGTTTTCAACGCAGTGCAGAATCCTCTGCACCCTTCGGATGGTatacagcagctgcggaCGCGGGCGAGGAACATACCTACCCAGTAATTAGTAAGTAAGCAAATACAGTACTTGGAGCCGTATAAACGTATATAGGGTTGGATGGCCCACCATCGAACATCGACGCCCAAGCATTGCGATAGTCGGATGAGGGCATGCCGGGTATAGACATCCGGCCTTCCATAAGCAGTCGCACTGAAGAAGGCGACTCTTACTTGTCTCTTTCGCAGATCACTAGCATAATGCTGCACTAGAGACCATGTGCGGCTCTCGACCGTCTTTTCGTATTCAGCCGCGCTTACCAATGGCGCTCTAAAGTTCATATCAACTGCAACCATTCCATGCAGATCGAGCTGGATGGGCGGCACATGGCCGATCCCGAAGGATCTAAATCTGATCAGAACTGGCTGGATATATGAATGACCTGCGAAATGGAGAATG encodes the following:
- a CDS encoding putative heat shock trehalose synthase (transcript_id=CADANIAT00004546); its protein translation is MDLKSWTDPPSHVVYAGISELVVEGSCARLALVVRNGSDIVSFFQYELPLLPSHDPSDAVPDLVLRKLFEHRSLYDEKFAAVAFPRSLADQCPSLSLQLWKELDAIPYVVARKPHQRTQDDQGELATFAGWEEKQIDEKADSIARKCLRSFGIGHVPPIQLDLHGMVAVDMNFRAPLVSAAEYEKTVESRTWSLVQHYASDLRKRQVRVAFFSATAYGRPDVYTRHALIRLSQCLGVDVRWYVPRPRPQLLYTIRRVQRILHCVENPTQPLTADEELRILEWVYKTAQRYWLSKDGPLLPALDGGADVVVICDAILSSLALIAKQSDPRRPVIFENRLHIHHGIGSDRRQPENQTFDFLRERLRDVDLLVSQEPKACAPRLMPFKRVGYMPVAIDQLDGLHKPLHDWDISFYGRELNAICRSAGKPVLDYPRTPGRYFLHLTQLIPNEGTIRLLDGYQAFFHQRQAAGNTSDTLIPQLLLCHCVSAANPETAPVHASLLSHIKSQMPDLAHHISLVQLRPPDQLWNSLVSEAVAVVQLCDYEGIPEMLLGAVHMGKYLIVSREFRDYPFLRNWDRTLFLDDDEVQGISQYLLDLGTDSYIKSERQTKRLSKQVLGDRATTVGNALNWFFLASKLSKREVVEPSGEDIFALAEQETRAI